From one Streptomyces sp. CA-210063 genomic stretch:
- a CDS encoding protein kinase domain-containing protein, with protein sequence MAQQQRSQGPSDPEATGGGMSDAPELWGNGGLVGDGRYRMTHRLGRGGMAEVFAAEDVRLGRTVAVKLLRSDLAEDPVSKARFTREAQAVAGLNHHSIVAVYDSGEDVVNGTPVPYIVMELVEGRTIRDLLINAEAPGPEQALIIVSGVLEALAYSHQHGIVHRDIKPANVIITNSGAVKVMDFGIARALHGAQSTMTQTGMVMGTPQYLSPEQALGKAVDHRSDLYATGCLLYELLALRPPFIGETPLSVVYQHVQDIPVPPSEVSEGAAPPELDGLVMRSLAKEPDDRFQTAEEMRGLVQYGLQMLYDQGGHTGTWNTGPVATHEGRNTPPGGMSGTAVMPHPGDMGTSQTPQPILPGYGGGGGRGDDGGFEGHGNRGSGRGKLWILAVLAVIAISAGVALALNNNGGGSGGGTETTKSPTASTSSKDKDASESPSDEATEETTDESTSSGDNGGGYTPSYTQSPSFSQSPTPSQPTQSQPSEEDPTTTDPTPSGDGEESPPPEESPDDGSGGDTGAITSGAIGGEEGQ encoded by the coding sequence ATGGCACAGCAGCAGCGCTCTCAGGGCCCGTCCGACCCCGAGGCGACTGGCGGCGGCATGTCAGACGCGCCGGAGTTGTGGGGCAACGGCGGGCTTGTCGGCGATGGCCGGTACCGGATGACCCACAGACTCGGCCGGGGCGGCATGGCCGAGGTGTTCGCGGCCGAGGACGTACGCCTCGGCCGTACGGTCGCGGTCAAACTGCTCCGGTCCGACCTCGCCGAGGACCCCGTCTCCAAGGCCCGCTTCACGCGCGAGGCCCAGGCGGTGGCCGGCCTCAACCACCACTCGATCGTGGCGGTCTACGACTCCGGTGAAGATGTCGTGAACGGCACCCCGGTTCCGTACATCGTCATGGAACTGGTCGAGGGCCGCACCATCCGCGATCTGCTGATCAACGCGGAGGCGCCGGGGCCCGAGCAGGCGCTGATCATCGTCTCGGGTGTCCTCGAAGCGCTGGCCTACTCGCACCAGCACGGCATCGTGCACCGCGACATCAAGCCGGCCAACGTCATCATCACCAACAGCGGCGCGGTGAAGGTGATGGACTTCGGCATCGCGCGTGCCCTGCACGGTGCCCAGTCGACGATGACGCAGACCGGCATGGTCATGGGCACGCCCCAGTACCTCTCTCCGGAACAGGCGCTCGGCAAGGCCGTCGACCACCGCTCCGACCTGTACGCCACCGGCTGCCTGCTCTACGAACTGCTCGCGCTCAGGCCGCCCTTCATCGGCGAGACCCCGCTCTCGGTGGTCTACCAGCATGTTCAGGACATCCCGGTGCCGCCCTCCGAGGTCTCGGAGGGGGCGGCGCCGCCGGAGCTCGACGGCCTCGTCATGCGCTCCCTCGCCAAGGAGCCGGACGACCGGTTCCAGACGGCCGAGGAGATGCGCGGCCTCGTCCAGTACGGCCTGCAGATGCTGTACGACCAGGGCGGCCACACCGGCACCTGGAACACCGGGCCCGTCGCCACGCACGAGGGCAGGAACACGCCGCCCGGCGGCATGTCCGGCACGGCGGTCATGCCGCACCCCGGTGACATGGGCACCTCGCAGACCCCGCAGCCGATCCTGCCCGGGTACGGCGGCGGCGGTGGCCGGGGCGACGACGGCGGTTTCGAGGGGCACGGAAACCGGGGCAGCGGCCGAGGCAAGCTGTGGATCCTCGCCGTTCTCGCGGTGATCGCCATCTCGGCGGGTGTCGCGCTGGCGCTGAACAACAACGGCGGCGGCAGCGGCGGCGGCACCGAGACCACCAAGTCGCCGACGGCCTCGACGTCCAGCAAGGACAAGGACGCCAGCGAGTCGCCCAGCGACGAGGCGACCGAGGAGACCACGGACGAGAGCACCAGCTCGGGTGACAACGGCGGCGGCTACACGCCGTCGTACACCCAGTCTCCGTCCTTCAGCCAGTCGCCGACGCCGAGCCAGCCGACGCAGAGCCAGCCGTCGGAGGAGGATCCGACGACGACGGATCCGACGCCTTCGGGCGACGGGGAGGAGTCGCCCCCGCCGGAGGAGTCGCCCGACGACGGCAGCGGCGGCGACACCGGTGCCATCACGAGCGGTGCCATCGGCGGCGAAGAAGGTCAGTGA